A stretch of the Arvicola amphibius chromosome 8, mArvAmp1.2, whole genome shotgun sequence genome encodes the following:
- the Zscan18 gene encoding zinc finger and SCAN domain-containing protein 18 produces the protein MLPLERALASPKSSPTHPEPPTVRPEDRSQQEVPSQQEEPNQGEVVIKQQEPSQQEEPRRQDEPIQEEEPIQLLEPSQRDEPNQGEESSQQDNPLNQREELSEQQEPSQRDDPSQEEEPSQWEEPGQKDVPMQQEEPMQQDEPHQWEEPMQQDEPMQQEEPMQQEEPMQQEEPMQQDKTIQQEPVEQDKSTPQEELIQQEELIQQEELIEQKPIQQDKPIQQEEFIQQEELIQQEELIQQEEFIQQDKSVQQEELIQQEEPIQQEAFIQYEEPIQDASIQQELIQQEESIQQELIEQEESIQQDKSIQKEEFFQQEEPIQQDASIQQELIQQEESTQQDKPIQKEKFIQIEKPIQQVGFSKQEEPSQQKEPGQKDQSNQQEELSQQKEPSQQKEPSQQEELSQQEELSQQEEPSQQKELSQQEEPSQQEEPRQQEEPSQQEEPSQQKEPSQQEEPSQQKEPRQQKEPRQQKELSQQKEPRQQKELSQQEESIQKKEPSQQEEPHQLEEPRQQEEPRQQEEPSQQEEPSQQKEPRQQEEPSQQKEPRQQEEPSQQEEPNQLEEPMQQEEPNQLEEPMQQEEPSQKDQPNQWEESSQQEKPTQQKETETSTERSAADLESSRLRFREFVYQEEAGPHQTLAQLHELCRQWLRPEACSKEQILELLVLEQFLGILPDRVRPWVVAQYPENCEKAASLVEGLSDILEEPGMMLCSPGGSSSSFSEGDYERCPEPLLQPRGLLGPSRDLRPRDILVRRDTSPLLPAWPTLESVHLDEKHLEGEKNEEANSVTAEPKEPLQSEWDNLNPTEDNLTSYSKLLLLGCQVFQAGPSSTPETEPEEPCVAEELPGGSLPDSTGQQESKGNMCEEVSMGETLMERLSGDVPVSPSIDTAQEEQQPQKALDAEDEDSSPASPQRQSVIRQSAQVKAMPHKGTGTKRPHPDDEDEDDPECPSSTSSYKPPFDAGKGLHVGGCDSGQDPGTSAADEFHASQGKPYICSECGEAFAWILNLMEHHRSHNTETCCVSQDC, from the exons ATGTTGCCTTTGGAGAGGGCACTGGCCTCCCCAAAAAGCTCCCCAACCCACCCAGAACCACCTACTGTGCGGCCAGAAGATAGATCCCAACAGGAAGTGCCCAGTCAGCAGGAGGAACCCAACCAGGGGGAAGTAGTCATTAAGCAACAAGAACCTAGCCAGCAGGAGGAACCCAGGAGGCAGGATGAACCCATCCAGGAAGAAGAACCCATCCAGTTGCTGGAACCTAGTCAGAGGGATGAGCCCAACCAGGGAGAAGAATCCAGTCAGCAGGATAATCCTCTCAACCAGAGGGAAGAACTCAGTGAGCAACAAGAACCCAGTCAGCGGGATGATCCTAGTCAGGAGGAAGAACCCAGCCAGTGGGAAGAACCTGGCCAGAAGGATGTACCTATGCAGCAAGAAGAACCTATGCAGCAGGATGAGCCTCACCAGTGGGAAGAACCCATGCAGCAAGATGAACCCATGCAACAGGAGGAGCCCATGCAGCAGGAGGAGCCCATGCAGCAGGAGGAGCCCATGCAGCAGGACAAAACCATCCAACAAGAGCCAGTTGAGCAGGATAAGTCCACCCCACAGGAAGAACTCATCCAGCAGGAGGAACTCATCCAACAGGAAGAACTCATCGAGCAAAAGCCAATTCAGCAGGATAAACCTATCCAGCAGGAGGAATTTATTCAGCAGGAAGAACTCATCCAACAGGAAGAACTCATCCAGCAGGAGGAATTCATTCAGCAGGATAAGTCTGTCCAACAGGAAGAACTCATCCAGCAGGAGGAGCCTATCCAACAGGAAGCATTCATTCAGTACGAAGAGCCCATTCAAGATGCTTCCATCCAACAGGAACTGATCCAGCAGGAGGAGTCCATTCAGCAAGAACTGATCGAGCAGGAGGAGTCCATTCAGCAGGATAAGTCCATCCAAAAGGAAGAATTCTTTCAGCAAGAGGAGCCCATTCAACAGGATGCTTCCATCCAACAGGAACTCATCCAGCAGGAGGAGTCCACCCAGCAGGATAAGCCCATCCAAAAGGAAAAATTCATTCAGATAGAGAAGCCTATCCAGCAGGTAGGGTTCAGCAAACAGGAGGAACCCAGCCAACAGAAAGAGCCTGGCCAGAAGGATCAATCCAACCAACAGGAAGAACTCAGCCAACAGAAAGAACCCAGCCAACAGAAAGAACCTAGCCAACAGGAAGAACTTAGCCAACAGGAAGAACTCAGCCAACAGGAAGAACCCAGCCAACAGAAAGAACTCAGCCAACAGGAAGAACCTAGCCAACAGGAAGaacccaggcaacaggaagaaccCAGCCAACAGGAAGAACCCAGCCAACAGAAAGAACCCAGCCAACAGGAAGAACCTAGCCAACAGAAAGAACCCAGGCAACAGAAAGAACCCAGGCAACAGAAAGAACTCAGCCAACAGAAAGAACCCAGGCAACAGAAAGAACTCAGCCAACAGGAAGAATCCATCCAAAAGAAAGAACCTAGCCAACAGGAAGAACCTCACCAGCTGGAAGaacccaggcaacaggaagaacccaggcaacaggaagaaccCAGCCAACAGGAAGAACCCAGCCAACAGAAAGaacccaggcaacaggaagaaccCAGCCAACAGAAAGaacccaggcaacaggaagaaccCAGCCAACAGGAAGAACCTAACCAGCTGGAAGAACCCATGCAACAGGAAGAGCCTAACCAGCTGGAAGAACCCATGCAACAGGAAGAGCCTAGCCAAAAGGATCAACCTAACCAATGGGAGGAATCCAGTCAACAGGAAAAGCCTACCcagcaaaaggaaacagaaaccagcaCTGAAAGATCTGCTGCTGACCTTGAGTCTTCCCGCCTGCGCTTTCGGGAGTTTGTCTACCAGGAGGAAGCTGGACCTCACCAGACTCTGGCCCAGCTTCATGAGCTATGCCGCCAGTGGCTGCGGCCTGAGGCCTGCTCCAAAGAGCAGATCCTGGAGCTGCTGGTTCTGGAGCAGTTTCTGGGCATCTTGCCAGACAGGGTTCGTCCCTGGGTGGTAGCCCAGTATCCTGAGAACTGCGAGAAGGCTGCCTCCCTGGTGGAGGGTCTCTCTGACATCCTGGAGGAGCCAG GAATGATGTTGTGTTCCCCGGGTGGGTCATCATCTTCATTCAGCGAGGGAGATTATGAGAGGTGTCCTGAGCCCCTGCTGCAACCACGTGGGTTGTTAGGTCCCAGCAGAGACCTAAGACCTAGGGACATCCTTGTACGCCGTGATACGT CTCCCCTTCTTCCAGCCTGGCCTACTCTGGAATCTGTGCATCTGGACGAAAAACatttagagggagaaaagaatgaagaggCCAACTCTGTCACAGCTGAGCCAAAG GAGCCTCTACAGTCAGAATGGGACAACCTGAACCCCACAGAAGATAATCTGACCAGTTACAGCAAGCTGCTCCTGTTGG GGTGTCAGGTTTTCCAGGCTGGTCCATCCTCCACGCCAGAGACAGAACCAGAGGAACCTTGTGTGGCAGAAGAACTACCAGGAGGCAGCCTCCCAG ACAGTACGGGGCAGcaggaaagcaaaggaaatatGTGTGAGGAAGTCTCCATGGGGGAGACACTGATGGAGAGGCTTTCAGGGGATGTTCCTGTTAGTCCTTCGATAGACACTGCCCAGGAGGAACAGCAACCTCAGAAAGCTCTGGATGCTGAGGATGAGGATTCAAGTCCTGCCAGTCCCCAGAGGCAATCAGTCATCCGGCAGTCAGCCCAGGTCAAGGCTATGCCACATAAAGGCACTGGGACAAAGAGGCCTCATCCAGATGACGAGGACGAAGATGACCCTGAGTGTCCTTCCAGCACCAGCAGCTACAAGCCACCATTTGATGCAGGGAAGGGGCTCCATGTGGGTGGCTGTGATTCTGGGCAGGACCCAGGAACTTCTGCAGCTGATGAGTTTCATGCATCCCAAGGGAAGCCCTATATATGTAGTGAATGTGGCGAGGCCTTTGCATGGATCTTGAACCTTATGGAGCATCACAGGAGCCACAACACGGAGACATGCTGTGTGAGCCAGGACTGCTAG